A segment of the Candidatus Fusobacterium pullicola genome:
AGAACTAATTCAATGGTAAAATTATATTCGGTTATAGGGATAATAGAAACGTTTATAACAATTACCTTAAATATATATTTAGTTCCTAAGTTTTTAGTTTTGGGAATGATAATATCTATGACTTATTCAACAATTATAATTTCTATAATATTAGCTTATTTTTCAAACTTAAATAAAGTTTTAAAATTTAAATATTGGAATACAGATATTTTTAAAGAAATGTTAAAATATTCGTTTCCTTTAATTCCAAATGCAATTATATGGAGTATATTGGCCTTAGCAGATAGAATATTTTTAAAATATTATTATGGATTAGAAGAAGTAGGTTTATATTCGGTAGCAAGTAAGATTCCTATGATATTAACAGTAATTTTTAATATTTTTTATAATTCTTTACAAATTTCTATGTTAGATGAGTATAAAAAAGAGGGATTTGATAAATTTTTTTACAATATTTTTTATAATATTAGTTTAATTCAAATGTTTGGTGCAATAATAATAATAATTTTAATAAAACCAGTTATTGGATTTATAGTAGCAGATACTTATATTGAAGTATGGAAATATATACCATTATTTTTATTAACTATCTTATTTAATAATTATTCAGCAATATTGGGAATAAAGTATTTATTAAAAAAAGATACAAAACAATTATTAAAAAGTTCATTTGTGGCGAGTATAGTGAATATAGGTTTCAACTATTTATTAGTTCCAAAATTTGGAATTTTGGGAGCGATAATGGCTACAGTAATAGCATATGTAGCGTTATTTTATATGAGAAAAAAAGATACAGAAGATATGATAAATATTGAAATTTCTTTCTATTTAGGAAATATAATTATCTTATTATTAAGTTTATTACCTACAGTTAAAAATTTAGAAAATTATAGGATATATTTAAGTTTTATTTTAATATTTTTATTTATAATAATACAAAAAAAATATTTATTATCCCTATACAATTTTATTTTAAAAAAGTTTGATAAAAGGAAAGTATAATTTATGAAAGTAACTAAAGCAGTTATACAAGAAGCAGGATTGGGAACTAGAGTATTACCTGCAACTAAGGCACAACTTAAAGAAATGTTAGTAATAGTTGATAAGCTATCACTACAATACATAGTAGAGAAATTAGTTGAATCTGGTATAAAGGATATAATAATAGTTACTGGAAGAAATAAGAATAGTATAGAGGATCATTTTGAAAACTCATATGAGTTAGAGGATATTCTTAAAAAGAATGATAAAGATAGCCTTTTAGAAAGCCTATAATTTTGAAGGCAAAAGATATGATATATGTAATAAGTTTGGACTTCTTAAAGCTAATATAGAGTTTGGTCTTAGAAACGAGGAGACAAGAGAGGAACTA
Coding sequences within it:
- a CDS encoding oligosaccharide flippase family protein, which produces MNKYKKLGYNTLFILIGNIGSKLVSFLLLPFYTAYLSPELYGELNMITMTITFLTPLLTLQFATTVFRFANHQSEEKQNVILFIALVTVIPLILVVSLFAKNIIEYFKIDYITKYYKYILIIFIFSYLNSVLKEKIRTNSMVKLYSVIGIIETFITITLNIYLVPKFLVLGMIISMTYSTIIISIILAYFSNLNKVLKFKYWNTDIFKEMLKYSFPLIPNAIIWSILALADRIFLKYYYGLEEVGLYSVASKIPMILTVIFNIFYNSLQISMLDEYKKEGFDKFFYNIFYNISLIQMFGAIIIIILIKPVIGFIVADTYIEVWKYIPLFLLTILFNNYSAILGIKYLLKKDTKQLLKSSFVASIVNIGFNYLLVPKFGILGAIMATVIAYVALFYMRKKDTEDMINIEISFYLGNIIILLLSLLPTVKNLENYRIYLSFILIFLFIIIQKKYLLSLYNFILKKFDKRKV